A region of Hydrogenimonas cancrithermarum DNA encodes the following proteins:
- the recG gene encoding ATP-dependent DNA helicase RecG — translation MPSESFDQKLKKAGFSSLLEMAIHLPISYLDTRLSSELSIGEAHTIEAEIVQVSRLPKRLVATARTPLCDRPIEITIFHPKPYHGALFKPGMRHFLQGKIDRYGSKLQLVNPKKISKTGEIVPQYRCKLRQDVHRRIVESLVTVANLVGEGLDEERAALIVRAHRPDDTWLKLYRRHGGVGPKTVEALKFAEALDHFKRLGGKRVRFPATARLDGSAEPFVKRLPFELTDDQKRAIEAIRADLSGETAARRMIVGDVGSGKTMVILAAATMAYPHKAVLMAPTSILARQLYEEAKKWLPDFVDVALVTQSREAGEMQTAHLIVGTHALLYRDLPEAPLIMVDEQHRFGTEQRKMLERLVSKNRPSSKKAKPHFLQFSATPIPRTQAMMESALIDVTLIESTPFVKDISTHIVDKSGFTALLGHIRTETEAGRQVLVVYPLVEESEHIGYRSIEESEAFWKARFDGVHVTHGRDKNKDDVLQAFAEKGKILLATTVIEVGISLPKLSTIVIVGAERMGLATLHQLRGRVSRTGLKGYCFLFTHDVKNERLQSFAKTANGFEIARLDLKFRKSGDLLRGKMQSGKEFVWLDMGEDEKIVEAAKRRADGR, via the coding sequence ATGCCTTCCGAATCGTTCGACCAAAAACTGAAAAAAGCCGGTTTCTCTTCGCTTCTGGAGATGGCGATCCATCTGCCTATCTCCTACCTCGATACTAGGCTCAGCTCGGAGCTCAGCATCGGCGAAGCCCATACGATCGAAGCAGAGATCGTGCAGGTGTCGCGGCTGCCGAAGCGGCTAGTAGCGACGGCTCGCACGCCCCTTTGCGACCGGCCGATCGAGATCACGATTTTTCATCCCAAACCCTACCACGGCGCACTCTTCAAGCCGGGCATGCGCCATTTTCTACAAGGAAAGATCGATCGGTACGGTTCGAAACTTCAGCTCGTCAACCCGAAAAAGATATCCAAAACGGGCGAAATCGTTCCGCAATACAGATGCAAACTTCGGCAGGATGTGCATCGACGGATCGTCGAATCGCTGGTGACGGTCGCCAATCTGGTGGGCGAGGGGCTCGACGAAGAGAGAGCCGCGCTCATCGTCCGTGCACACAGGCCCGACGATACGTGGTTGAAACTCTACCGTCGGCATGGCGGAGTGGGGCCGAAAACGGTGGAGGCACTGAAGTTTGCCGAGGCGCTCGACCACTTCAAGCGTCTCGGCGGGAAACGGGTGCGGTTTCCTGCGACCGCCCGTTTGGATGGAAGTGCCGAACCCTTCGTGAAGCGGCTGCCATTCGAGCTGACGGACGACCAGAAACGGGCGATCGAGGCCATCCGGGCCGACCTGAGCGGCGAAACGGCGGCACGGCGTATGATCGTCGGCGACGTTGGAAGCGGCAAGACGATGGTCATCCTCGCCGCCGCGACGATGGCATATCCGCACAAAGCGGTTCTGATGGCCCCCACCTCCATACTCGCCCGCCAACTCTACGAAGAGGCGAAAAAGTGGCTGCCCGATTTCGTCGATGTGGCCCTCGTCACCCAGAGCAGGGAAGCGGGTGAGATGCAAACAGCGCATCTCATCGTCGGTACCCACGCACTCCTCTACCGCGATCTCCCCGAAGCGCCGTTGATCATGGTGGACGAACAGCACCGTTTCGGCACCGAACAGAGAAAAATGCTCGAGCGGCTTGTCTCCAAAAATCGTCCATCATCGAAAAAGGCGAAGCCGCATTTTTTGCAGTTCTCCGCCACCCCGATTCCGAGAACGCAGGCGATGATGGAGTCGGCCCTGATCGACGTAACGCTGATCGAATCGACACCGTTCGTCAAAGATATCTCGACGCACATTGTCGACAAAAGCGGTTTTACGGCACTTCTTGGGCATATCCGAACCGAGACGGAGGCGGGACGGCAGGTTCTTGTGGTCTATCCGCTGGTGGAGGAGAGCGAACATATCGGCTACCGTTCGATAGAGGAGAGCGAAGCGTTCTGGAAAGCGCGTTTCGACGGTGTCCATGTGACCCACGGCAGGGACAAAAACAAAGACGATGTCTTGCAGGCCTTTGCCGAAAAGGGAAAGATACTGCTCGCCACGACGGTGATCGAGGTCGGTATATCGCTGCCGAAACTCTCGACCATCGTCATCGTCGGAGCGGAGCGTATGGGGCTGGCGACACTGCATCAGCTCCGTGGACGGGTCAGCAGGACAGGGCTCAAGGGTTACTGCTTTCTTTTTACGCACGATGTGAAGAACGAACGGCTCCAATCGTTCGCGAAGACGGCCAACGGCTTCGAAATCGCACGGCTCGACCTGAAGTTCAGAAAATCGGGCGATCTTTTGAGAGGGAAGATGCAAAGCGGAAAAGAGTTCGTCTGGCTCGATATGGGGGAAGATGAAAAGATTGTCGAAGCGGCGAAAAGGAGGGCGGACGGAAGATGA